A part of Bubalus bubalis isolate 160015118507 breed Murrah chromosome 6, NDDB_SH_1, whole genome shotgun sequence genomic DNA contains:
- the LDLRAD1 gene encoding low-density lipoprotein receptor class A domain-containing protein 1 isoform X1, translating to MNKIFPQGDANGNAAAGSKALPGGEANCSPCCCSRRGACLSAFLMLLLTALAALIALVAILGPPPRTPGAQACVTQMNRTGFLCDDRSSCIPASSVCDGVRTCAHGEDEEEALCRAVPQSLPGFLVAHCGDPASWIYSDQMCDGINNCGDCSDELSPVTTCPPCGPGRWRCPSTVFRYCSCIPRTLCRDHVQHCFDWSDEYSCPGP from the exons ATGAACAAGATCTTCCCCCAG GGGGATGCCAATGGCAATGCTGCTGCTGGAAGCAAAGCCCTCCCTGGAGGGGAAG CGAACTGCAGCCCTTGCTGCTGCTCACGCCGAGGGGCCTGCCTCTCAGCCTTCCTGATGCTCCTGCTGACAGCTCTCGCAGCTCTGATCGCCCTGGTCGCCATCCTTGGACCCCCGCCTCGCACGCCAG GGGCCCAGGCCTGTGTGACGCAGATGAACAGGACGGGCTTCCTGTGCGACGACAGGAGCAGCTGCATCCCGGCCAGCAGCGTCTGTGACGGCGTCCGCACCTGTGCCCACGGCGAGGACGAGGAGGAGGCCTTGTGCC GAGCTGTGCCCCAGAGCCTCCCTGGCTTTCTTGTGGCTCACTGTGGAGACCCTGCTTCCTGGATCTACTCAGACCAAATGTGTGATGGGATCAACAACTGCGGGGACTGCTCAGATGAACTGAGCCCAG TGACTACCTGCCCGCCCTGCGGCCCTGGGAGGTGGCGCTGCCCCTCGACTGTTTTCAGATACTGCAGCTGTATCCCCAGGACCCTCTGCCGGGATCATGTGCAGCATTGCTTCGACTGGTCTGACGAGTACTCCTGTCCTGGCCCTTGA
- the LDLRAD1 gene encoding low-density lipoprotein receptor class A domain-containing protein 1 isoform X2, protein MWPQPLAPAQVGLREGELGDALVNTTLDPSGARPAHPGAQACVTQMNRTGFLCDDRSSCIPASSVCDGVRTCAHGEDEEEALCRAVPQSLPGFLVAHCGDPASWIYSDQMCDGINNCGDCSDELSPVTTCPPCGPGRWRCPSTVFRYCSCIPRTLCRDHVQHCFDWSDEYSCPGP, encoded by the exons ATGTGGCCCCAGCCCCTCGCTCCAGCTCAGGTGGGGCTCAGGGAGGGAGAACTTGGTGATGCCCTTGTGAACACCACCCTTGACCCTTCTGGGGCTCGCCCCGCCCACCCAGGGGCCCAGGCCTGTGTGACGCAGATGAACAGGACGGGCTTCCTGTGCGACGACAGGAGCAGCTGCATCCCGGCCAGCAGCGTCTGTGACGGCGTCCGCACCTGTGCCCACGGCGAGGACGAGGAGGAGGCCTTGTGCC GAGCTGTGCCCCAGAGCCTCCCTGGCTTTCTTGTGGCTCACTGTGGAGACCCTGCTTCCTGGATCTACTCAGACCAAATGTGTGATGGGATCAACAACTGCGGGGACTGCTCAGATGAACTGAGCCCAG TGACTACCTGCCCGCCCTGCGGCCCTGGGAGGTGGCGCTGCCCCTCGACTGTTTTCAGATACTGCAGCTGTATCCCCAGGACCCTCTGCCGGGATCATGTGCAGCATTGCTTCGACTGGTCTGACGAGTACTCCTGTCCTGGCCCTTGA